A single region of the Candidatus Bathyarchaeota archaeon genome encodes:
- the pyrB gene encoding aspartate carbamoyltransferase — MSLEGRDIISIRDFTKSELELMLSAADLMEPLAKRGSEILKGKIMATLFFEPSTRTRLSFESAMNRLGGSSIGFAEPGGTSVQKGENLTDTIKVVENYADVLVVRHPLEGASRLAGEVANVPVINAGSGSEEHPTQAILDIYTMKREFGSIDGLKVAMVGDLRYGRTVHSLAYALSLYKNTKLFLISPELLRMRREVLEDIGKNIEVEEGRDLKKILPEVDVIYMTRIQKERFADPAEYESVKGSYRLTRADLKEAKERAIVMHPLPRVDEVDYDVDSTVHARYFKQVWYGLLVRMGLLALVLGAV; from the coding sequence ATGAGTCTTGAAGGGAGAGACATAATCTCGATAAGGGACTTCACAAAGTCTGAGTTAGAGCTTATGCTATCAGCTGCAGACCTCATGGAACCCCTTGCCAAGAGAGGCTCTGAAATATTGAAGGGAAAGATTATGGCAACATTATTCTTTGAGCCGAGCACTAGGACTAGGTTGAGTTTCGAGTCTGCTATGAATCGTTTGGGAGGTTCAAGCATAGGATTTGCTGAGCCTGGAGGTACTTCTGTACAGAAGGGTGAGAACCTGACAGACACCATCAAGGTTGTTGAAAACTATGCGGATGTTCTAGTTGTCAGACATCCACTCGAAGGCGCGTCGAGGCTTGCAGGTGAGGTTGCTAATGTCCCTGTTATAAATGCGGGGTCAGGATCTGAGGAACATCCCACCCAAGCCATACTAGATATTTATACGATGAAGCGTGAGTTCGGTTCAATAGATGGTTTGAAAGTTGCTATGGTCGGGGATCTCCGTTACGGTAGAACAGTCCACTCTTTAGCCTACGCCTTATCCTTATACAAGAACACTAAATTGTTCCTAATTTCGCCTGAGCTTCTCAGGATGAGGAGGGAGGTTCTTGAAGATATTGGAAAGAATATAGAGGTTGAGGAGGGGAGGGACCTGAAGAAGATTCTGCCTGAGGTCGACGTTATCTACATGACTAGAATACAGAAGGAGAGGTTTGCGGATCCAGCTGAATATGAATCTGTCAAAGGATCCTATAGACTTACAAGAGCAGATTTGAAAGAGGCAAAGGAAAGAGCTATAGTTATGCATCCGCTACCGAGGGTTGATGAGGTTGATTATGACGTTGACAGTACGGTGCACGCTAGGTATTTCAAGCAGGTATGGTATGGCCTCCTCGTGAGGATGGGGCTCTTGGCCCTTGTGTTAGGGGCAGTCTAA
- a CDS encoding phosphoribosylformylglycinamidine cyclo-ligase, with protein MNWNYAKAGVDREKIRVAHKAIEHLIRSTYRFRMGRFGEIIEGFGHYASIIDIGGGMALAFHCDGCGTKVLIAQLMNKFDTVGIDCVAMCVNDIICVGAEPIALIDYLTLETPDEELIFNIMKGLVEAAEKTKIPIIGGETAIMPDVIKGAVPGKGFDLAASCIGLADKNKMILGGKLRPGDVIIGIESSGLHSNGFSLARKILLEEAKLKLDNKYDRLEKTLGEELLEPTYIYLNAALLTIKRAEVHALAHITGGAFTKLRRFESHAKVGFHIDTLPEPKPIFKLIQERGRVPDDEMYKTFNMGIGLCVMAPKRAVDDIISSFEASGFRAYSIGRVVEEPGVRIEVDGRNILL; from the coding sequence TTGAATTGGAACTATGCAAAGGCAGGGGTAGATAGAGAGAAGATCAGAGTGGCCCACAAGGCAATTGAGCATCTCATTCGAAGCACATACAGGTTCAGGATGGGAAGATTCGGAGAGATTATAGAAGGATTTGGCCATTACGCCTCCATCATAGACATAGGTGGAGGCATGGCGCTGGCGTTCCACTGCGATGGGTGTGGGACAAAAGTTTTGATTGCCCAACTCATGAACAAATTCGACACCGTAGGAATAGATTGTGTAGCTATGTGTGTTAATGACATCATATGTGTGGGAGCTGAGCCGATAGCTCTCATCGACTATTTGACACTAGAAACTCCAGATGAAGAGTTGATATTTAACATTATGAAGGGTCTCGTTGAGGCGGCTGAGAAGACTAAGATTCCGATAATCGGGGGTGAAACCGCAATTATGCCAGACGTTATAAAGGGTGCTGTCCCTGGAAAAGGCTTTGACTTAGCAGCCTCCTGCATCGGTCTAGCCGATAAGAATAAGATGATCTTAGGTGGAAAACTTAGACCTGGAGATGTAATAATAGGCATCGAGAGCAGCGGTCTACATAGCAATGGCTTCTCACTTGCAAGAAAGATTCTTCTCGAAGAAGCCAAACTCAAACTTGATAATAAGTATGATAGACTTGAGAAGACGCTCGGAGAGGAACTTCTTGAACCTACATACATATATCTCAACGCTGCACTCTTAACAATAAAGAGGGCAGAGGTTCATGCTCTAGCTCACATAACTGGAGGCGCTTTCACGAAACTCAGAAGGTTCGAATCCCATGCCAAGGTTGGCTTTCACATAGATACTCTCCCCGAGCCTAAACCGATATTCAAACTCATACAGGAAAGGGGTAGGGTTCCTGATGATGAAATGTATAAAACCTTCAACATGGGAATAGGCTTATGTGTGATGGCTCCAAAGAGAGCAGTTGACGATATAATCTCATCATTTGAAGCCTCAGGCTTCCGAGCATATTCTATTGGAAGGGTTGTTGAAGAACCTGGAGTTAGAATCGAAGTGGATGGAAGAAACATACTTCTTTAA
- the purF gene encoding amidophosphoribosyltransferase translates to MEFYDREKKDSCGVFGVCNPKHDIVHNVYNGLVSLQHRGQESAGISTVKNRRIYSKRVWGLVSQNLKPKLWRLSGHIGIGHVRYSTTGSSTLANAQPMVHNGFSLAHNGNLANYIQIRRMMEREGFRLTANSDAEVMLKLFRKYYCEYGDYVEAFRELSRQVEGGYSLVMLSRNHELIAARDPLGLRPLCQGVDRDTVAFASESVALDCNNMKLIGDVKPGSVVVATEDGFDTYQYVQCKRRAHCMFEFVYFSRVDSILEGRSVYDVRFKLGVNLAKIYDVKPDVVVPVPDTSRTAAEGYSSQTGVPVAEGLIKNRYVHRTFIMPKQKDRESAMKLKLNPLKSVINGRKVLIIDDSIVRGTTSKAIIQMVRKAGANKVYMMSTCPPIISPCFYGIDIATYSELIAAKSTVEEIKTKINADILGYQTLEGLIDAIGLPEEDLCLGCLKGEYPTPYAQRTLEALKEKTTPEKARLWEVEALV, encoded by the coding sequence TTGGAGTTCTATGACAGGGAGAAGAAGGATTCATGTGGCGTTTTTGGAGTATGCAATCCTAAACATGACATAGTACACAACGTATATAATGGCTTAGTCTCCCTCCAACATAGAGGTCAGGAATCTGCAGGAATATCTACTGTGAAAAATAGGAGGATATATTCGAAGAGAGTTTGGGGCCTAGTATCTCAAAACTTGAAGCCGAAACTTTGGAGACTCTCAGGCCATATAGGGATAGGTCACGTAAGATATTCAACAACGGGATCGTCCACCTTGGCCAATGCCCAACCTATGGTTCATAACGGTTTCTCCCTAGCACACAACGGAAACCTCGCCAACTATATCCAAATTAGGAGAATGATGGAGAGGGAAGGTTTCAGACTCACCGCCAACAGTGACGCCGAAGTTATGTTGAAGCTGTTCAGAAAGTATTATTGTGAGTATGGAGACTATGTCGAAGCCTTCAGGGAACTATCCAGACAAGTCGAAGGCGGATATTCTCTTGTGATGCTGTCGAGAAACCATGAATTGATCGCTGCCAGGGATCCGCTCGGTCTGAGGCCGCTTTGTCAAGGAGTGGATCGAGATACTGTGGCATTCGCTTCAGAGAGCGTAGCCTTGGACTGTAACAACATGAAACTTATCGGTGACGTGAAACCAGGCTCGGTTGTTGTTGCGACTGAGGATGGGTTTGATACATATCAATATGTTCAATGTAAGCGTAGGGCTCATTGCATGTTTGAGTTTGTATATTTCAGCCGTGTCGACTCGATACTTGAAGGCAGAAGCGTATATGATGTCAGGTTCAAACTTGGGGTGAACCTTGCCAAGATCTATGATGTGAAGCCGGATGTTGTGGTCCCTGTCCCAGACACATCTAGAACAGCAGCTGAAGGATACTCCAGCCAAACAGGGGTTCCTGTAGCTGAAGGTTTGATTAAGAACAGATATGTACATAGAACCTTCATCATGCCGAAACAGAAAGATAGAGAGTCTGCTATGAAGCTTAAACTAAACCCACTCAAATCCGTAATAAACGGAAGAAAAGTCCTAATAATAGACGATAGCATAGTCAGGGGAACAACAAGCAAAGCGATAATTCAAATGGTCAGGAAAGCAGGTGCAAACAAAGTCTACATGATGAGTACATGTCCTCCTATAATTTCACCCTGCTTCTACGGCATAGACATAGCCACATATAGCGAGTTAATCGCCGCGAAATCAACTGTAGAAGAGATCAAAACAAAGATCAACGCTGACATCTTGGGCTACCAGACATTGGAAGGCCTCATCGATGCCATCGGCCTACCTGAAGAAGACCTCTGTTTAGGATGTTTAAAGGGCGAGTATCCTACACCATACGCCCAGAGAACCTTAGAGGCCTTGAAGGAAAAAACCACTCCAGAAAAAGCAAGATTATGGGAGGTGGAAGCATTAGTATGA
- the purQ gene encoding phosphoribosylformylglycinamidine synthase I — protein sequence MKTAVIQFPGSNCDLDILHVLKNVLHVEAELVWHRDFKDSEFEAAILPGGFSYGDYLRAGIIAAHSPAMKHIKEMVREGKLVIGICNGFQILVESELLPGALLMNKSTCFICKWVKVRVETDETLFTRHIGRKSVLNMPIAHAEGRYVNDPEGLKELHENDQVVFRYVNSRGEVSEDSNPNGSMDSIAGICNIERNVLGLMPHPERASEPVLSPFSDSDGLKLLSILKS from the coding sequence GTGAAGACGGCTGTCATACAGTTTCCAGGGTCCAACTGTGACTTAGATATCCTTCATGTCCTCAAAAACGTTCTCCACGTCGAAGCCGAGCTGGTCTGGCATAGGGATTTTAAAGATTCAGAATTTGAAGCAGCGATCTTACCAGGAGGATTCTCATATGGCGATTATCTTAGAGCTGGAATAATCGCAGCCCATAGCCCGGCGATGAAGCACATCAAGGAAATGGTGAGGGAAGGGAAACTTGTGATAGGTATCTGTAACGGTTTCCAAATCCTTGTAGAATCAGAGTTGTTGCCTGGAGCTCTGCTCATGAACAAGTCAACATGTTTCATTTGCAAATGGGTAAAGGTCAGAGTTGAGACTGATGAAACACTGTTCACGAGGCACATTGGGAGGAAGTCCGTTCTGAACATGCCAATAGCCCACGCTGAAGGAAGGTATGTAAATGATCCTGAAGGCCTAAAAGAACTTCATGAAAATGATCAAGTAGTATTTAGGTACGTGAATTCTAGAGGTGAAGTATCTGAAGACAGTAATCCTAATGGATCCATGGACTCCATAGCTGGAATATGTAACATTGAAAGAAATGTTTTGGGTTTGATGCCTCACCCTGAACGAGCATCAGAACCTGTGTTAAGTCCATTCTCAGACAGCGACGGCCTGAAACTTCTCAGCATACTTAAAAGCTGA
- the purL gene encoding phosphoribosylformylglycinamidine synthase subunit PurL has product MLESILKVNVNLTAEEIAEAKRRLGREPNEIELGMIDVMWSEHCSYKSSKKVLEILPKSGRRVVVGPGYDSGVVDIGDGDVIAFKVESHNHPSAIDPYNGSATGVGGIIRDILCMNCRPIALLDSLRFGNPQSAHAKWLFNNVVKGIADYGNRTGIPTVAGEVEFDESFEINCLVNVACVGLGRINELILARMDNPGDIIILVGGDTGRDGIHGVTFASKTIREDSELERPAVQVGNPFIKKLVIEATLEAIRTGKVTAVKDLGGGGLTCALSEMSSKGGTGVDVELTNIHVREEGMTPYELLLSESQERMIFTIPPGSQDEVLGVFRKWEVPYSIIGKVTDTGRIVAKYRGKIVVDIPSKLLTEPPIAKRRARKISIITKKRASKPPIPMDFSKVMHHILSSPNIADMHPVYRQYDHEVGLRTILKPGDADAAVLRIIGKNKAVAVKIDCNSLHCHLDPYTGHAAAVAEAARNVTATGAEPIAITDCCNFGNPEKPEVYWQFKEAIRGITYMLKGLGLPCVGGNVSFYNEDEESGRAVKPTTTIVMLGLIERLSLVTSMALKEVGESIILLGKTYPELGGSEYYRLIGFGGGKVPKAVASRERASIKTVAEAIRRGYVTAAHDCSKGGLAVSLAEMAIKGGLGLKVDLAYVPHTFSMRIDEILFSESSARFIVTTSEVNTPKILSLARRRGVPASKIGEVSPSNYTVAMNGKILFECSVESLRESWQDAIPRLIGG; this is encoded by the coding sequence ATGTTGGAATCAATCTTAAAGGTCAATGTAAACTTGACGGCTGAGGAGATAGCTGAAGCAAAGAGGAGGTTAGGTAGAGAACCTAACGAGATAGAATTAGGTATGATAGATGTTATGTGGTCTGAACATTGCTCATATAAGAGCAGCAAGAAGGTCTTGGAAATTCTTCCAAAGAGTGGTAGGCGTGTAGTTGTAGGTCCTGGATATGATTCTGGTGTAGTAGATATAGGCGATGGGGATGTGATTGCCTTCAAAGTTGAGAGTCATAATCACCCATCAGCAATAGATCCTTACAACGGTTCCGCAACAGGTGTAGGTGGAATAATAAGAGATATTTTATGTATGAATTGCAGGCCGATAGCCCTCTTAGACTCTTTACGTTTCGGAAACCCCCAGAGCGCACATGCTAAGTGGCTCTTCAATAATGTCGTTAAAGGAATCGCCGACTACGGTAACCGAACAGGAATTCCAACCGTTGCAGGTGAAGTTGAATTTGACGAGAGTTTCGAGATCAACTGCTTGGTCAATGTGGCATGTGTAGGTTTAGGGAGAATCAATGAGCTTATCCTAGCCAGAATGGATAATCCTGGAGATATCATAATCTTAGTGGGTGGAGATACTGGTCGAGATGGTATACACGGCGTAACCTTTGCCTCTAAAACAATTCGTGAAGACTCTGAACTTGAAAGGCCAGCAGTCCAAGTCGGTAATCCATTCATCAAGAAACTGGTCATAGAAGCTACACTTGAGGCCATTAGAACAGGCAAAGTTACGGCTGTCAAAGACTTGGGTGGTGGAGGATTAACATGCGCTCTCTCAGAAATGTCAAGTAAAGGGGGTACGGGCGTCGATGTTGAACTTACCAACATACACGTAAGGGAGGAGGGAATGACCCCATATGAACTACTACTTTCAGAATCTCAAGAGAGGATGATATTCACAATCCCTCCTGGAAGCCAAGATGAAGTTTTAGGAGTCTTCAGGAAATGGGAGGTTCCATATTCGATCATAGGAAAAGTAACTGATACAGGTCGAATAGTGGCCAAGTACCGAGGAAAAATCGTTGTAGATATTCCATCAAAATTGTTGACGGAACCGCCTATAGCAAAGAGGAGAGCTAGGAAAATATCTATCATTACTAAGAAGCGAGCTTCGAAGCCACCGATCCCAATGGACTTTTCAAAGGTGATGCACCATATCCTCTCCAGTCCAAACATTGCGGATATGCATCCAGTGTACAGGCAATATGATCATGAAGTTGGGTTAAGAACTATACTTAAACCTGGGGACGCTGATGCCGCGGTTCTTCGAATAATTGGGAAAAATAAAGCTGTTGCAGTTAAAATCGACTGTAACAGTTTGCACTGTCACCTTGACCCTTACACAGGACATGCGGCGGCCGTTGCTGAGGCGGCTAGAAATGTTACTGCAACAGGTGCAGAACCAATAGCTATTACTGACTGTTGCAACTTCGGAAACCCGGAGAAGCCTGAAGTTTATTGGCAATTCAAAGAAGCAATCAGGGGGATCACGTATATGCTAAAGGGTCTAGGCCTACCTTGTGTTGGTGGTAATGTCAGTTTCTACAATGAGGATGAAGAGAGTGGGAGGGCTGTCAAACCCACGACCACCATAGTTATGCTTGGTTTGATTGAGAGGCTGAGTTTAGTAACTAGCATGGCCTTAAAGGAGGTCGGGGAGTCAATAATTCTTTTGGGAAAGACGTATCCTGAGCTTGGAGGTTCAGAGTATTATAGGCTTATCGGCTTTGGTGGCGGTAAGGTTCCAAAAGCAGTGGCCTCGAGGGAGAGGGCATCCATAAAAACCGTAGCCGAGGCTATCCGTAGAGGATACGTCACCGCAGCCCATGATTGTTCGAAAGGCGGATTGGCCGTATCTCTTGCTGAGATGGCTATTAAGGGAGGCTTGGGGCTGAAAGTCGATTTGGCATATGTCCCTCACACATTCTCTATGAGAATAGATGAAATTTTGTTCTCTGAGTCTTCAGCCAGATTCATAGTGACAACATCTGAGGTAAACACTCCTAAGATACTCTCATTGGCTAGGAGGAGGGGGGTTCCAGCCTCTAAGATAGGGGAGGTCTCACCTTCAAATTATACTGTAGCAATGAATGGAAAAATACTGTTCGAATGTTCAGTAGAATCTTTAAGGGAATCTTGGCAGGATGCGATCCCAAGACTCATTGGAGGGTGA
- the purE gene encoding 5-(carboxyamino)imidazole ribonucleotide mutase produces the protein MNKSKSKPRKLVAVIIGSESDMPVAEKTLKILENLKIPYELKTLSAHRSPKELERYVEASDAAIFIAIAGLSAQLPGFIASRTDKPVIAVPVNVKLEGLDALLSSMQMPKGIPVATVGIDNGENAAYLAARILSLIETYPVGM, from the coding sequence ATGAATAAAAGTAAATCCAAGCCAAGGAAACTAGTAGCGGTCATTATTGGAAGCGAGAGCGATATGCCTGTAGCAGAAAAAACACTGAAAATCCTTGAGAATCTTAAAATACCATACGAACTCAAAACCCTCTCAGCACATAGGAGCCCAAAGGAACTTGAGAGATATGTAGAGGCGTCTGATGCCGCCATCTTCATAGCTATAGCCGGACTATCAGCCCAGTTGCCTGGGTTCATAGCTTCAAGAACAGATAAGCCGGTGATTGCTGTGCCTGTGAATGTTAAACTTGAAGGTTTAGACGCCCTCCTATCGAGCATGCAGATGCCTAAAGGAATTCCTGTCGCAACAGTCGGAATAGATAACGGTGAGAACGCAGCATATTTGGCCGCGAGGATTCTTTCACTCATTGAGACTTACCCAGTAGGTATGTAA
- a CDS encoding phosphoribosylformylglycinamidine synthase subunit PurS → MIIENKKLARDPEGETIAKELIERRGLSTIKSVRSGKYLRFLVEAEKEEDAIRLVEKIANDLRIFNPVVHICNIRIMGESK, encoded by the coding sequence ATGATAATTGAAAACAAGAAATTGGCAAGAGACCCTGAGGGTGAAACCATAGCCAAGGAACTCATAGAGAGACGAGGCTTATCAACTATAAAGAGTGTCAGGTCGGGCAAATATCTAAGGTTTCTGGTTGAAGCAGAAAAAGAGGAAGATGCTATAAGACTCGTCGAAAAGATAGCCAACGACCTTCGAATATTCAACCCAGTCGTCCACATCTGCAATATACGTATCATGGGTGAGAGCAAGTGA
- a CDS encoding NAD(P)/FAD-dependent oxidoreductase, translating to MLSYDVIIVGCGPAGIFSAIELVKNIDLSILMLDMGPQLEERRCSAERGPGCVRCNPCYLLTGWGGSGAFSDGKLTLSTEVGGWLYEYIKIDELNRLIEYVDDIYVKFGAPKQLYGTDVGKIEEIERKAALAGLKLIPSRIRHLGTENCSRILSAAKQFLQRRVEIRTSTEVKGLLVENGQVKGVEIKSGERLKSKYVVVAPGRVGAEWLTSEAQVNGLKTLTNPVDLGVRVEVPAPVLAELTEILYEPKFIYYSRSFDDMVRTFCMNPSGEVITESYNDIVTVNGQSYAEKKTGNTNFAVLVSTKFTEPFKEPIAYGKYIARLANLLGGGILVQRLGDLEAGRRSTEARLARNLVIPTLKFATPGDLSFILPYRYLEDIKEMLQAMDKVAPGVYSKHTLLYGVEVKFYSSRLELDNNFETKIKNLFAIGDGAGITRGLIQASVSGVVAAREIERRERCKQ from the coding sequence ATATTGAGTTATGACGTCATAATAGTTGGATGCGGCCCAGCAGGGATCTTCTCAGCTATAGAACTTGTCAAGAACATAGATCTGAGCATATTGATGCTCGACATGGGGCCACAGTTGGAGGAACGTCGATGTTCAGCTGAACGTGGACCAGGTTGTGTAAGATGTAATCCATGTTACCTACTAACTGGTTGGGGGGGCTCAGGTGCCTTCAGCGATGGTAAACTGACACTCTCAACAGAGGTTGGGGGCTGGCTTTACGAATATATAAAGATCGATGAGTTGAACAGACTAATAGAATACGTAGACGATATCTATGTGAAGTTCGGGGCTCCAAAACAACTTTATGGAACAGACGTAGGCAAGATAGAAGAGATAGAGAGGAAGGCTGCACTTGCAGGCCTGAAACTTATACCATCCCGAATAAGACATCTTGGAACAGAGAATTGCAGTCGTATCTTAAGCGCCGCCAAACAATTCTTACAGAGGAGAGTTGAGATCCGAACGTCAACGGAAGTCAAGGGTCTACTGGTTGAGAACGGTCAGGTGAAGGGTGTTGAGATCAAGAGTGGAGAGAGACTGAAAAGTAAATATGTTGTTGTAGCTCCTGGTAGAGTTGGAGCTGAATGGTTAACTTCTGAAGCTCAGGTCAACGGTTTAAAGACTCTGACAAATCCGGTTGACCTGGGCGTCCGTGTCGAGGTTCCTGCACCTGTCCTAGCAGAGTTGACTGAGATCCTTTATGAACCGAAATTTATCTATTACTCAAGGTCATTTGACGACATGGTCAGGACATTCTGCATGAACCCTTCGGGAGAGGTTATAACCGAATCCTACAACGACATTGTAACTGTCAACGGACAAAGCTACGCTGAGAAGAAGACTGGCAATACAAACTTCGCTGTTCTGGTAAGCACCAAATTTACAGAGCCATTCAAGGAACCCATCGCCTACGGTAAATACATAGCGAGGCTTGCAAACCTTTTGGGAGGCGGAATTCTTGTTCAGAGGTTAGGGGACCTTGAAGCTGGCAGAAGATCCACGGAGGCAAGATTGGCTAGAAATCTAGTTATTCCAACATTGAAATTTGCAACTCCAGGGGACCTCAGCTTCATTCTTCCTTACCGCTACTTGGAAGACATAAAGGAGATGCTTCAGGCCATGGATAAGGTTGCTCCTGGAGTATACTCGAAACACACTCTGTTGTATGGTGTCGAGGTCAAATTCTATTCTTCGAGACTCGAGTTGGATAATAATTTTGAAACCAAGATCAAGAATCTCTTCGCTATAGGGGACGGGGCGGGAATTACTAGGGGGCTGATTCAAGCTTCGGTTTCAGGCGTCGTCGCTGCAAGAGAGATTGAGAGGCGAGAGAGATGTAAACAATGA
- a CDS encoding metallophosphoesterase, with the protein MTPEPALLLKENSKKTLIIGDLHIGWEESLLEQGIRIPSQTSKLLKKLKDIIKLNNISRLLILGDVKHTIERVRLAEWHEIPNFFGSLLEIVDEISIVPGNHDGNLEALVPKNVRILPASGLVVDGHIGAIHGHAWPRPDVLGCENIIMAHLHPVITLTDSLGCSVTHRVWLRATSNGEVIAKGLLKRLGVKLVKDVNLTMKDRFNVILKNARVIFLPAFNDLLGGQNVNKCMRGKLFNGTYFGPLLRSGGVSLLNSDVYLLDGSYLGKLGAMVDSIDS; encoded by the coding sequence TTGACTCCCGAACCAGCCCTCCTCTTAAAGGAGAACTCTAAGAAAACACTGATTATAGGTGATCTACATATAGGTTGGGAAGAATCCTTGCTGGAGCAGGGTATTCGCATACCTTCCCAAACCTCTAAACTGCTTAAAAAGCTAAAGGATATAATCAAACTAAATAATATTTCAAGACTACTTATTCTTGGCGATGTCAAGCATACTATTGAGAGGGTTAGGCTTGCTGAGTGGCACGAGATACCCAACTTCTTTGGAAGTCTATTGGAAATCGTAGATGAGATATCGATTGTTCCTGGAAACCACGATGGAAATTTGGAGGCACTAGTTCCAAAGAATGTGAGGATCCTCCCAGCTTCAGGATTGGTCGTAGATGGGCATATAGGTGCCATTCATGGCCACGCTTGGCCGAGGCCCGATGTGCTTGGATGTGAAAACATAATCATGGCCCATCTACACCCAGTCATAACTTTGACAGATTCTTTAGGGTGTTCTGTAACACATAGGGTGTGGCTCAGGGCAACCTCCAATGGTGAGGTCATTGCTAAAGGTCTCCTAAAACGTTTGGGGGTAAAGTTGGTGAAGGATGTTAATTTGACTATGAAGGATAGATTTAATGTAATATTGAAGAATGCTAGGGTCATATTCCTCCCAGCATTCAATGATTTGCTTGGTGGACAAAACGTAAATAAGTGTATGCGAGGTAAATTGTTTAATGGAACATATTTTGGACCATTGCTCCGCTCTGGCGGAGTGTCATTGTTGAATAGTGATGTTTACCTTCTTGATGGGTCTTATCTTGGTAAACTTGGGGCCATGGTTGACTCAATTGATTCATAA